One part of the Hyalangium ruber genome encodes these proteins:
- a CDS encoding mechanosensitive ion channel family protein codes for MVISRFADTPELNNALLVGSTVLLSLLAIWTVVGVSSFLVRQGIRASGIQALISFGEGFSKRARLIAALLSFGLVLAGTGLLGYAIWQSADLQPWWDRLLLEITPDMLKALGRSSGLLVLLLIGFYTLQRSGRRVMARVERVIHERQLPEAQRIHVEKLLGYLPSVINLALAYTVVRLAVAAIGVPSAVEWLLTTAIYILLLITGGRALVCLLYFISERLVSSWEDKSKGTPLEEYYAALRRLLPVGQKSLEAITYISVATLIVHRFQALEPAAPYGPVLIRVVSMFFAASVVVEFGRVMVARLLSSSTASVADDVQRRRSTFVQLLQSIIKYVIYFCICMMVLSDFGIDPTPILAGAGIVGLTVGLGAQTIVQDLLNGIFLLFEDQILNGDYIRIGDTEGVVEEITPRVTRIRDRFGRLHIMRNGEVKNVINYSRGWTLAVVEMSVAYETDLRKALRVINEISAALPDLLPGKAMEAPKVMGIEAMDESCLRVRIETKVAPGCHYEVKRMLNLLLVEGFNAHNLEIPYPKSVELAPPEPIPPQEGKVAA; via the coding sequence ATGGTGATTTCCCGCTTTGCTGACACCCCCGAGCTGAACAACGCGCTGCTCGTCGGCTCCACGGTCCTTCTCTCGCTGCTCGCCATCTGGACGGTGGTCGGCGTCTCCAGCTTCCTGGTCCGCCAGGGCATCCGGGCCAGTGGCATCCAGGCCCTCATCTCCTTTGGCGAGGGCTTCTCCAAGCGGGCACGGCTCATCGCCGCCCTGCTCTCGTTCGGGCTGGTCCTCGCCGGCACCGGGCTGCTCGGCTACGCCATCTGGCAGAGCGCCGATCTGCAGCCGTGGTGGGACCGGCTCCTGCTGGAAATCACCCCCGACATGCTCAAGGCCCTGGGACGCAGCTCGGGCCTGCTGGTGCTGCTGCTCATCGGCTTCTACACGCTGCAGCGCAGCGGCCGGCGCGTGATGGCTCGCGTCGAGCGGGTGATCCACGAGCGCCAGCTCCCCGAGGCGCAGCGGATCCATGTCGAGAAGCTCCTGGGCTACCTGCCCTCCGTCATCAACCTCGCGCTCGCCTACACCGTGGTGCGTCTGGCGGTCGCGGCCATCGGCGTGCCGTCCGCCGTCGAGTGGCTGCTCACCACCGCCATCTACATCCTGCTGCTCATCACCGGCGGCCGCGCGCTGGTGTGTCTGCTCTACTTCATCTCCGAGCGGCTGGTCTCCTCCTGGGAGGACAAGAGCAAGGGGACTCCACTCGAGGAGTACTACGCCGCCCTGCGGCGCCTGCTCCCCGTGGGCCAGAAGAGCCTCGAGGCCATCACCTACATCTCGGTGGCCACCCTGATCGTCCACAGGTTCCAGGCGCTGGAGCCTGCCGCCCCCTACGGGCCCGTCCTCATCCGCGTCGTCTCGATGTTCTTCGCCGCCAGCGTGGTGGTCGAGTTCGGCCGCGTCATGGTCGCGCGGCTGCTGTCCTCCTCGACCGCCTCCGTGGCCGATGACGTGCAGCGTCGGCGCAGCACGTTCGTCCAGTTGCTCCAGAGCATCATCAAGTACGTCATCTACTTCTGCATCTGCATGATGGTGCTGAGCGACTTCGGCATCGACCCCACGCCCATCCTCGCGGGCGCCGGCATCGTGGGCCTCACCGTGGGCCTCGGCGCCCAGACCATCGTCCAGGACCTGCTCAACGGCATCTTCCTCCTGTTCGAGGATCAGATCCTCAACGGGGACTACATCCGCATCGGCGACACCGAGGGCGTGGTGGAGGAGATCACCCCCCGCGTCACCCGCATCCGGGATCGCTTCGGGCGCCTGCACATCATGCGCAATGGCGAGGTGAAGAACGTCATCAACTACAGCCGAGGCTGGACGCTGGCGGTGGTGGAGATGAGCGTCGCGTATGAGACGGACCTGAGGAAGGCGCTCCGGGTCATCAACGAGATCAGCGCCGCACTGCCCGACCTGCTGCCGGGCAAGGCCATGGAGGCGCCCAAGGTCATGGGCATCGAGGCCATGGACGAGAGCTGCCTCCGGGTCCGCATCGAGACCAAGGTGGCGCCGGGGTGTCACTACGAGGTGAAGCGGATGCTGAACCTGCTCCTGGTGGAGGGCTTCAACGCCCACAACCTGGAGATCCCCTACCCCAAGTCCGTGGAGCTCGCTCCTCCGGAGCCCATCCCGCCGCAGGAGGGGAAGGTCGCGGCCTGA
- a CDS encoding imm11 family protein: MVSDLPPDPRFFVLEADVWGPLDTQFDKAGAVNRGDAPRCPQCGEPIGLLTWLPPYRVELELHGQGFGDFAAGPGNDVLISERFAQAFRAEGLTGLLGFHTVEVVRARRKRKGPKPGAVPAYVVVSPGFGRAAVDEVRSHLRHKKPMTCAECRYSSLDSIHGFVLEPGTWQGEDVFRPRGLQGDIVVSERFAALVKRHGFTNMKLIPTEEYIWDPARKGPPAARSAAPP; encoded by the coding sequence ATGGTTTCGGACCTGCCACCTGACCCGCGCTTCTTCGTGCTCGAGGCGGACGTGTGGGGGCCTCTCGACACCCAGTTCGATAAGGCTGGAGCTGTCAACCGAGGAGATGCCCCGCGTTGCCCACAATGTGGTGAGCCCATCGGCTTGCTGACGTGGCTGCCGCCCTACCGAGTCGAGCTGGAGTTGCATGGCCAGGGTTTTGGCGACTTCGCGGCGGGGCCTGGGAATGATGTGCTCATCTCCGAGCGGTTCGCACAGGCGTTTCGAGCGGAAGGCCTGACCGGACTGCTCGGCTTCCACACCGTCGAGGTGGTGCGCGCGCGTCGGAAACGAAAGGGCCCCAAGCCTGGTGCCGTGCCAGCTTACGTTGTCGTGAGCCCAGGCTTTGGGCGTGCGGCGGTTGACGAGGTTCGGAGCCACTTGCGCCACAAGAAGCCCATGACCTGCGCTGAGTGCCGCTACTCCAGTCTGGACTCCATCCACGGCTTCGTTCTCGAGCCGGGCACCTGGCAGGGCGAGGACGTGTTCCGCCCCCGTGGCCTTCAAGGGGACATCGTCGTCTCCGAGCGCTTCGCAGCGCTCGTCAAACGCCACGGCTTCACGAACATGAAGCTCATCCCCACGGAGGAGTACATCTGGGATCCGGCTCGCAAGGGGCCACCGGCAGCCCGCTCGGCTGCTCCTCCCTGA
- a CDS encoding Wall-associated protein precursor: MGRMKDAGLFRLLCLWVVLLSLATGCSSGAHSTASRLADTSQPTDASQPIYLAQVSCWDTESCCIWRDPLTAANRCMVTPTRIAEVLNGVKTLHGATQARAATLKDQAQDEEDARFSEAAEAEGESAPEPPDCQGQNHHVISRPIAKALEEHPTLRGLYEPRDERYVAKAKDKESHCGYQKWHRDVDLEIIRWLSRESRATPAEFMAKLREIYNREDMLKRFPHGFGPAT; encoded by the coding sequence ATGGGGCGAATGAAAGACGCGGGTCTCTTCCGCCTTCTCTGTCTGTGGGTCGTGCTTTTGAGCCTCGCGACGGGTTGCTCCTCGGGAGCACACTCCACCGCGAGCCGACTGGCCGACACGAGTCAGCCGACCGACGCGAGCCAGCCCATCTACCTGGCTCAAGTCTCATGCTGGGACACGGAGAGTTGCTGCATCTGGAGGGATCCGCTGACCGCGGCGAACCGCTGTATGGTCACCCCGACGAGGATCGCCGAAGTCCTCAACGGCGTGAAGACGCTCCACGGTGCTACGCAAGCCAGGGCGGCGACGCTCAAAGATCAGGCCCAAGACGAAGAGGACGCCAGGTTCTCCGAAGCCGCCGAAGCCGAAGGAGAATCCGCCCCCGAGCCTCCCGACTGCCAAGGGCAGAACCACCACGTCATCTCTCGCCCCATCGCCAAGGCGCTGGAGGAGCATCCAACGCTTCGCGGTCTGTACGAGCCAAGGGATGAACGCTACGTGGCCAAGGCGAAGGACAAAGAGTCGCACTGTGGCTATCAGAAATGGCACCGCGATGTGGACCTGGAGATCATCCGGTGGCTGAGCAGGGAGAGCAGAGCGACGCCAGCAGAGTTCATGGCGAAGTTGCGCGAGATCTACAACCGCGAGGATATGCTCAAGAGGTTTCCCCATGGTTTCGGACCTGCCACCTGA
- a CDS encoding L-serine ammonia-lyase, translating into MAVSVFDLFKIGIGPSSSHTVGPMRAARTFALQLREEGKLERLARLKVELFGSLGATGKGHGSDKAVLLGLQGETPEGVDVESIPARVSRWQSEGRVSVLGLREVPFREGEQLVLHRRRTLPYHPNGMRFSAWDASGAELSVRVYYSVGGGFVVNEGAEQGQPPLREDETRQRFPFRLASELLAHCDRERLSISAVMLENEKVWRSEADIRSGLLRVWDVMQACVKRGCATSGILPGGLKVERRAAKLYQRLLSRPEAGLTNPLTVLDWVNLYALAVNEENAAGGRVVTAPTNGAAGIIPAVLHYYWRFVPGADEGGVVRFLLTAAAIGVLYKENASISGAEVGCQGEVGSACSMAAGALTEVLGGTPLQVENAAEIAMEHNLGLTCDPIGGLVQVPCIERNAMASVKAINAARMALSGDGTHFVSLDKVIKTMRDTGRDMKDKYKETARGGLAVNVLEVSNLSVGLPEC; encoded by the coding sequence ATGGCTGTCAGCGTCTTCGACCTCTTCAAGATCGGTATCGGTCCCTCCAGCTCGCACACCGTCGGCCCCATGCGCGCCGCTCGGACGTTCGCCCTTCAGTTGCGGGAGGAGGGCAAGCTCGAGCGCCTGGCCCGCCTCAAGGTCGAGCTGTTCGGCTCCCTCGGCGCCACGGGCAAGGGCCACGGCAGCGACAAGGCGGTGCTTCTTGGCCTCCAAGGTGAGACTCCCGAGGGTGTCGACGTGGAGTCCATCCCCGCTCGCGTTTCCCGCTGGCAGTCCGAGGGGCGTGTCTCCGTGCTCGGCCTGCGCGAGGTGCCTTTCCGCGAGGGCGAGCAGCTCGTGCTCCACCGCCGCCGCACCCTGCCCTATCACCCCAACGGCATGCGCTTCTCCGCCTGGGACGCCTCCGGTGCCGAGCTCTCCGTTCGCGTCTACTACTCCGTGGGCGGCGGCTTCGTCGTGAACGAGGGCGCCGAGCAAGGCCAGCCTCCCCTCCGCGAGGATGAGACCCGCCAGCGCTTCCCCTTCCGTCTGGCCTCCGAGCTCCTGGCGCACTGTGACCGCGAGCGGCTGTCCATCAGCGCCGTGATGCTCGAGAACGAGAAGGTCTGGCGCTCGGAGGCGGACATCCGCTCCGGCCTGCTACGGGTGTGGGACGTCATGCAGGCCTGCGTGAAGCGGGGCTGCGCCACGTCGGGCATCCTCCCCGGCGGGCTCAAGGTCGAGCGTCGCGCCGCCAAGCTCTACCAGCGCCTGTTGAGCCGCCCCGAGGCGGGGCTCACCAACCCCCTCACCGTGCTCGACTGGGTGAACCTCTACGCCCTCGCCGTGAACGAGGAAAACGCCGCCGGCGGGCGCGTCGTGACGGCGCCCACCAACGGGGCCGCCGGCATCATCCCCGCCGTGCTGCACTACTACTGGCGCTTCGTCCCGGGTGCCGACGAGGGTGGCGTCGTCCGCTTCCTCCTGACCGCCGCCGCCATTGGCGTGCTCTATAAGGAGAACGCCTCCATCAGCGGCGCCGAGGTGGGCTGCCAGGGCGAAGTGGGCAGTGCCTGCTCCATGGCCGCTGGCGCGCTCACCGAGGTGCTCGGCGGCACCCCGCTCCAGGTGGAGAACGCAGCCGAGATCGCCATGGAGCACAACCTGGGGCTCACCTGCGACCCCATCGGCGGGCTCGTCCAGGTGCCCTGCATTGAGCGCAACGCCATGGCCTCCGTGAAGGCCATCAACGCCGCGCGCATGGCGCTCTCGGGCGATGGCACCCACTTCGTGAGCCTCGACAAGGTCATCAAGACCATGCGCGACACCGGCCGAGACATGAAGGACAAGTACAAGGAGACCGCGCGCGGCGGGCTCGCCGTCAATGTCCTGGAGGTGTCCAACCTCAGCGTCGGCCTGCCGGAGTGCTGA
- a CDS encoding NADPH-dependent FMN reductase, with product MVKIYVVAGSVRPGRFNIQPATWIYELAKKRTDFETELIDLAEVKLPFLDEPTPPAQHKYSHEHTKKWSATIEAGDGFIFVTPEYNHSFSPVLKNAIDYLFVEWNYKPVSFVSYGSLAGGSRAVEHLRGVAAEVKMYDLREQILLPNYWEHLDAQGQYQFNDKHVAAANGIFDSLSFWAAKMKEARKELAQKKK from the coding sequence ATGGTCAAGATCTACGTCGTTGCTGGCTCGGTGCGTCCCGGCAGGTTCAACATCCAGCCGGCCACGTGGATCTACGAGTTGGCGAAGAAGCGCACGGACTTCGAGACGGAGTTGATCGACCTGGCGGAGGTGAAGCTGCCGTTCCTGGACGAGCCGACGCCTCCGGCGCAGCACAAGTACTCGCACGAGCACACGAAGAAGTGGTCCGCGACCATCGAGGCGGGAGACGGGTTCATCTTCGTCACGCCCGAGTACAACCACTCCTTCTCTCCGGTGCTGAAGAACGCGATCGACTACCTGTTCGTGGAGTGGAACTACAAGCCGGTGAGCTTCGTGAGCTACGGCTCGCTGGCGGGAGGCTCTCGCGCGGTCGAGCACCTGCGGGGCGTGGCGGCCGAGGTGAAGATGTATGACTTGCGCGAGCAGATCCTGCTGCCGAACTACTGGGAGCACCTGGACGCGCAGGGCCAGTACCAGTTCAATGACAAGCACGTCGCCGCGGCCAACGGCATCTTCGATAGCCTTTCGTTCTGGGCGGCGAAGATGAAGGAAGCGCGGAAGGAATTGGCGCAGAAGAAGAAGTAG